Genomic DNA from Aerosakkonema funiforme FACHB-1375:
GTCCTTGGCGGGCAATTCCGATGAATCGCTCTTGAAACAAAGGTTCGATCGATGTTTGCTGAGGTGGATTGGGAAACACTCCTAACGCGACATCAATAATCCCCTGTTCTAGCATTTCTTTAACATTATCTTTCTCAAATGCCATCAGTCGCAAGTTGATTCCTGGTGCTGTTTGTTGACAAATTTCCCATAGCTTTGGCATTAGTACATAGCTCACCGAGTCCGAACTGCCGATCGCAAAACTGCGTTGAGAAGAAGCCGGATTAAAACTCCGATTAAATTCGATAGTTTGGCGAATTTGTTGCAATGCTAGCAAAATACCGGGAGCCAAAGCCTTACATTTGCTTGTAGGTTCCATTTTCGCGCCAATGCGGATAAATAGCTCATCCTTAAATAGCGATCGCAACCTTCCCAGCGCCGCACTCATAGCAGGCTGTCCCAAATATAACCTTCGAGCGGCAGCCGTGACGCTGCGTTCCTCAAACAAAGCCTCGAACGCCACCAGTAAATTTAGGTCGATCGTCCCCAAGTCTATTGATTTCATTAATAGTGAGTATGCTTATAATCGATTTGATTAATTTATTCTAGCCTGTTACATTGCCAGTAATAACAACTTCGTTCTTAGTTTGAGGCTGGTAACGGCATGAAAAAATTACTGGCAATTGTCGGTATGGGTGAGGGGAATGGACTGGCAATAGCACGCCGCTTTGCTAAAGAAGGGTATGCGATCGCCATGCTAGCTCGCAATGAAACTAAATTAAACGAATTTAAAAACAGCTTGCAAAGAGAAGGGTATGAAGCGCATTATTTCACCGCTGATGCAAGTAACGAAGCTTCGTTAAAATCTGCCTTAGCCTCCGTGAAAAACATTGCAAATCTAGAAGTCCTTGTTTACAACGCAGCCGTGCCAAAAATGGTAAATGTTCTGAATGAAACCTTTGAGAGTTTAATCAATGATTTCCAAGTCAACGTAGCAGGAGCATTAGTTGCCGTACAGTCAGTTTTACCCGGAATGCGACAGCAAGAAAAAGGAACTATTCTCCTGACAGGGGGTGGATTCGCTTTATATCCCAGCCCAGATTTTGCATCCCTATCTATTGGGAAAGCAGGTATTCGCAGTCTAGCCAAAAT
This window encodes:
- a CDS encoding LysR family transcriptional regulator, giving the protein MKSIDLGTIDLNLLVAFEALFEERSVTAAARRLYLGQPAMSAALGRLRSLFKDELFIRIGAKMEPTSKCKALAPGILLALQQIRQTIEFNRSFNPASSQRSFAIGSSDSVSYVLMPKLWEICQQTAPGINLRLMAFEKDNVKEMLEQGIIDVALGVFPNPPQQTSIEPLFQERFIGIARQGHPALIDGSISRETFVSLPHALFTMRRDATGEIDKLLARYHLQRRVALTISHALAIPEIVSKSNLVAAIPSRLAKSFISLCPLQIFEVPLETEPWTVSLLWSKLVDKDLANSWLRQTIKTVCQAI
- a CDS encoding SDR family NAD(P)-dependent oxidoreductase translates to MKKLLAIVGMGEGNGLAIARRFAKEGYAIAMLARNETKLNEFKNSLQREGYEAHYFTADASNEASLKSALASVKNIANLEVLVYNAAVPKMVNVLNETFESLINDFQVNVAGALVAVQSVLPGMRQQEKGTILLTGGGFALYPSPDFASLSIGKAGIRSLAKILSDALKNEGIRVGTITICGTVNASDPKYNPESIAENYWNFHANPESESEIVY